A genomic window from Colletotrichum destructivum chromosome 7, complete sequence includes:
- a CDS encoding Putative bacterial surface antigen (D15), surface antigen D15: MASQSSLSGSSASSPIDKLQAGPDALRKEAESSAEFEKLQEEAKIRRLQALLAEQNSQPMTINRLQVHGATNTRRGFLDPIFQPLLAEDVNSNSTLGEVAARLGDARGKLERLGIFHPDPKVHLNSSNQTDPSTTPTDVDVDVVVKELSRYKFNAGTDVGNSEGSAYTSLLWRNIFGGAEQLTVNASAGTRTRSAYSATLSAPVQSNPDTRIALEGLASATDKSWAAHEEVLKGGNLRFSWLSGPKDMHSLEYSGIWRQVTGLRDNASPTVRADAGDSVKSSVKHTYQRDQRDNPQLPQSGYVLKSVFELAGVGPLGGDVAFSKNELEVGGAVPVPVPGVKGPSGVSIGGGFRFGMLYPLPLGFSSGGKAQPSRINDRFQLGGPTDVRGFHYGGLGPHDGQDSVGGDVFAAGSVNMLFPLPYKGPESSLRFQVFANGGRLVAMQNKTKGGDSPSSLDAGSVASSAWRAVSDLATGLPSTAAGVGLVYAHPVARFELNFSLPLVLRRGEQGTKGLQVGVGINFL; encoded by the exons ATGGCGTCGCAATCAAGTCTGAGCGGAAGCTCC GCTTCCAGCCCGATCGACAAGCTTCAGGCCGGCCCGGATGCGCTGCGGAAGGAGGCCGAGTCCTcggccgagttcgagaagCTGCAAGAGGAAGCTAAGATCAGAAGGCTACAAGCATTG CTAGCCGAACAAAACTCTCAGCCCATGACCATCAACCGTCTTCAGGTCCACGGTGCTACGAACACGAGACGAGGATTCCTCGACCCCATATTCCAGCCGCTTCTGGCCGAGGATGTCAACAGCAACTCCACCCTCGGTGAGGTGGCAGCTCGCCTAGGCGATGCCAGAGGAAAGCTCGAGAGACTGG GCATCTTCCACCCCGACCCCAAGGTCCACCTCAACAGCTCGAACCAGACCGACCCCTCGACCACCCCGAccgatgtcgacgtcgacgttgtcGTCAAGGAGCTCTCTCGCTACAAGTTCAACGCTGGAACCGATGTCGGAAACAGCGAGGGTTCCGCCTACACCTCTTTGCTCTGGCGCAACATTTTTGGTGGTGCCGAGCAGCTCACCGTTAACGCCAGCGCCGGTACAAGAACCCGTTCCGCCTACAGTGCGACCCTGAGCGCGCCGGTCCAGAGCAACCCCGACACTAGGATTGCGCTCGAGGggctggcgtcggcgaccgACAAGTCATGGGCCGCCCACGAGGAGGTTCTGAAGGGCGGAAACCTGCGCTTCTCGTGGCTCTCGGGCCCCAAGGACATGCACTCCCTCGAGTACTCGGGCATCTGGCGTCAAGTCACCGGCCTGCGCGACAACGCCAGCCCGACCGtccgcgccgacgccggagATTCGGTCAAGAGCTCCGTCAAGCACACATACCAGCGCGACCAGAGGGACAACCCGCAGTTGCCGCAGAGCGGTTACGTTTTGAAGTCTGTCttcgagctcgccggcgtcggcccGCTCGGCGGTGACGTCGCCTTTTCCAAGAATGAGCTGGAAGTAGGCGGCGCTGTGCCCGTTCCCGTCCCCGGTGTCAAGGGACCTTCCGGTGTTTCCATCGGCGGAGGCTTCCGGTTCGGCATGCTGtatcccctccctctcggctTCTCCTCCGGGGGCAaggcccagcccagccgcATCAACGACAGATTCCAGCTCGGCGGGCCCACCGATGTCCGCGGTTTCCACTACGGCGGTCTCGGACCCCACGACGGACAGGACTCGGTTGGTGGAGACGTGTTCGCGGCCGGCAGCGTGAACATGCTGTTTCCTCTGCCGTACAAGGGCCCTGAATCCTCGCTGCGTTTCCAAGTCTTTGCCAATGGCGGCAGGCTTGTCGCGATGCAGAACAAGACCAAGGGCGGCGACTCGCCGAGCAGTCTCGATGCTGGGAGCGTTGCCAGCAGCGCCTGGAGAGCAGTAAGCGACCTGGCCACTGGCCTGCCGTCGACTGCCGCCGGTGTCGGTCTTGTGTATGCTCACCCCGTGGCCCGCTTCGAACTCAACTTTAGTCTCCCGTTGGTTCTGCGACGCGGCGAGCAGGGCACCAAGGGACTGCAGGTCGGTGTCGGC
- a CDS encoding Putative ubiquitin-conjugating enzyme E2, ubiquitin-conjugating enzyme/RWD: MAASKAAQKRLTREYKTIAENPPPYIEAHPSDSNILEWHYIITGPENTPYHGGQYWGTLVFPPNYPFAPPAIRMHTPSGRFQPSTRLCLSISDFHPKSFNPAWEVSTILIGLLSFMTSEEMTTGSVSSTEAERKMLAARTRWWNSTGGGSHAKSNPAQKGNVKAGDGGAKFRSEWPDVDKANWEWMKEHKIDMATGNKIGGAAGASCGPQLGIANGSGHQAQAVVDAVVQQRDAGRGWLNQNKLLVAGGVIFFYVLLARVLGTSE, from the exons ATGGCAGCCAGCAAGGCCGCGCAGAAAAGG TTGACGCGCGAGTACAAGACCATCGCCGAGAACCCTCCACCATACATCGAAGCCCATCCCTCCGATTCCAATATCCTTGA GTGGCACTACATCATCACTGGCCCCGAGAACACGCCGTACCATGGCGGGCAATATTGGGGCACCCTCGTTTTCCCTCCCAACTACCCCTTCGCGCCCCCAGCCATCCGAATGCACACCCCATCGGGCCGCTTCCAGCCATCGACCCGATTATGtctctccatctccgacTTCCATCCGAAATCCTTCAACCCTGCCTGGGAGGTCTCAACCATCCTGATAGGTCTGCTTTCTTTCATGACGAGCGAAGAGATGACTACCGGTTCTGTCTCGAGCACCGAAGCGGAGCGCAAGATGCTGGCGGCACGGACACGGTGGTGGAACtcgaccggcggcggctcccaCGCCAAGTCGAACCCGGCGCAAAAGGGcaacgtcaaggccggcgatggcggcgccaaGTTCCGCTCCGAATGGCCCGATGTCGACAAGGCTAACTGGGAATGGATGAAGGAGCACAAGATCGACATGGCAACAGGGAACAAGATTGGCGGCGCGGCAGGGGCCTCATGCGGGCCCCAGCTTGGTATCGCGAACGGCAGCGGTCAccaggcccaggccgtcgtcgatgccgtcgtcCAGCAGCGGGACGCCGGCCGGGGGTGGCTGAACCAGAAcaagctcctcgtcgccggcggtgTCATCTTCTTCTATGTCCTGCTTGCGAGAGTTTTGGGTACCAGTGAGTGA